In Vibrio diazotrophicus, the following proteins share a genomic window:
- a CDS encoding PLP-dependent aminotransferase family protein, with product MLYQFIHIDSQDSRTLQDQIKSDIAKAIFAGFVPKQTSITSSRQLAEKLKVSRNTILRVYEQLAEEGVLIPIERKGYYVNPQLELNNASPDQQSAQPVSTLNWDDYLNSEQSLSDASVKDLSNYPYLFVNGMVDEDLFPVSEWRKCSIQSLNKSNHRSWTSNHNDYEELIEQIRTRVLTKRGIFVNKENIAITLGCQNSLYYLTRLLVSKQTSVGMENPGYPEALVQFQARRANVVPIDVDAKGLVIDSRLNNCNLVYTTPSNQFPTTVRMSPERRKALIDSANEHDFLIIEDDFEHDVNFIEDSCPPLRCEYPTERIIYISSFTSTIAPGLRIGFIVAASPLIDQIKALQVRTHSLPPKSNCQTLALFLSLGYYDMLTQKLLKRYREKWLTMEKAMNYYFPQSGVTPSLAGTAFWVDYKESFDATRFERLAEENGILINNGQKYYCCNHKNNSFRLSFQSIRTENIREGIAQLARIAKEVLPNISLAECSEPPLTGQQIRAMVTNKTLLSKDCFNIPYRITLQADGKMIGISDRPNDIDEGYWWVENDKFVYQWRNWQFSDIRHITIVYENNELKRFDEEGYFIGEVSIIEE from the coding sequence ATGCTGTATCAATTTATTCATATCGACTCGCAAGATTCGAGAACACTGCAAGATCAAATCAAAAGCGACATCGCTAAAGCCATATTCGCAGGTTTTGTTCCAAAGCAAACCAGCATCACTTCCTCACGCCAATTAGCCGAAAAACTCAAAGTTTCCCGCAATACGATTTTACGTGTTTACGAACAATTAGCCGAAGAAGGGGTACTTATACCCATTGAAAGAAAAGGCTACTACGTTAATCCTCAGCTTGAACTGAATAATGCATCGCCCGATCAGCAAAGCGCACAACCAGTCTCAACTCTCAATTGGGACGATTACCTAAACAGTGAACAATCGCTTTCAGATGCCTCAGTAAAAGATCTTTCCAACTACCCTTATTTGTTCGTCAATGGCATGGTCGATGAAGATCTCTTTCCTGTTAGTGAGTGGCGTAAGTGCAGTATTCAATCTTTAAATAAAAGTAATCATCGTAGTTGGACATCAAACCATAATGACTATGAAGAGTTAATTGAACAGATACGTACTCGTGTTCTGACTAAACGTGGAATATTCGTTAACAAAGAAAATATCGCCATTACACTGGGTTGCCAAAATAGCCTTTACTACCTCACTCGGTTACTGGTTTCTAAACAAACGTCAGTAGGAATGGAAAACCCTGGTTACCCAGAAGCACTTGTTCAGTTTCAAGCTCGTCGAGCAAATGTAGTCCCCATTGATGTCGATGCAAAAGGGTTAGTCATCGATTCTCGTCTCAACAATTGCAATTTGGTTTATACAACCCCCAGTAATCAGTTCCCAACCACCGTTCGTATGTCACCAGAAAGGCGCAAGGCACTCATTGACTCAGCGAATGAACATGACTTTTTGATTATCGAAGATGATTTTGAACACGATGTTAACTTCATTGAAGATAGCTGCCCTCCGCTGAGGTGTGAGTATCCAACAGAGCGAATCATCTACATATCGAGCTTCACCTCTACAATTGCACCCGGGTTACGTATTGGATTTATCGTTGCGGCATCGCCGTTAATCGATCAAATCAAAGCACTGCAAGTACGTACGCACAGTCTGCCACCCAAAAGTAACTGTCAGACCTTAGCTCTGTTTCTCAGTCTAGGCTACTACGACATGCTGACTCAGAAGCTACTTAAGCGCTATAGAGAAAAATGGTTAACGATGGAAAAAGCAATGAACTATTACTTTCCGCAATCTGGAGTTACTCCATCGCTAGCCGGAACCGCTTTTTGGGTTGATTATAAGGAAAGTTTTGATGCCACTCGTTTTGAGCGACTTGCAGAAGAGAATGGTATTTTGATTAATAACGGGCAGAAGTATTACTGCTGCAACCACAAGAACAATAGCTTTAGACTGAGTTTCCAATCGATTCGCACAGAGAATATACGTGAAGGTATTGCTCAACTGGCGCGCATAGCTAAAGAAGTATTACCCAATATTAGCTTGGCCGAATGCTCCGAACCGCCATTAACAGGGCAACAGATTAGAGCTATGGTGACCAACAAAACGCTACTATCTAAAGATTGCTTCAATATCCCCTACCGGATCACTCTTCAAGCAGATGGTAAAATGATCGGAATTTCCGATCGCCCGAATGATATTGATGAGGGCTACTGGTGGGTAGAAAATGACAAATTTGTTTACCAATGGCGTAACTGGCAATTTTCAGATATTCGACACATTACTATCGTTTATGAAAACAATGAGCTGAAACGCTTTGATGAAGAAGGCTACTTCATTGGAGAAGTCAGTATTATTGAAGAGTAA